The following coding sequences are from one Lolium rigidum isolate FL_2022 chromosome 6, APGP_CSIRO_Lrig_0.1, whole genome shotgun sequence window:
- the LOC124665587 gene encoding polygalacturonase At1g48100-like codes for MEVVTARTAIALLLALLVATSFLCDGVHGRHHHHHTKRTNHSSARPPSRAPGPRRAPSPRHASPPAPPASPMPVAPAPAPADDDSDVYDLMKDFGAAGDGVTDDTDALKTAWDTACQADGEGVVVAAAGHSFLVHTTTFTGPCQGSVTLQIDGTIVAPSDPTTWPANSKRNWLVFYKADGVSLTGAGLIDGKGQKWWDLPCKPHKGGSTHGPCDSPVALRFFESNNVTVQGLKVQDSPEFHFRFDSCRGVHVNGLSISSPALSPNTDGIHVENTQDVLITNTVVSNGDDCVSIGAGTLNVHIENVTCGPGHGISIGSLGKQGSRACVANITVRNAVIRHSDNGVRIKTWQGGSGSVSAVTFENVRMDAVRNPIIIDQYYCLTKSCENATTAVFVSDITYAGIRGTYDVRGPPIHFGCSDAVPCTNITLSGVELLPASGDTVDNPFCWNVYGNTTTPTVPPVACLMEGVPRNVEDSSSLKCY; via the exons ATGGAGGTCGTCACCGCTAGGACCGCCATTGCCCTGCTTCTCGCGCTCCTGGTCGCCACGAGCTTCCTTTGCGACGGCGTCCatggccgccaccaccaccaccacacgaaGCGGACCAACCACAGCTCCGCGCGCCCGCCGTCCCGGGCACCGGGGCCGAGGCGGGCACCTTCACCAAGGCATGCGTCTCCGCCTGCCCCGCCGGCAAGTCCAATGCCTGTCGCTCCCGCGCCCGCACCggcggacgacgacagcgacgtgTACGACCTCATGAAGGATTTCGGCGCGGCCGGGGACGGCGTGACCGACGACACCGACGCGTTAAAGACAGCGTGGGACACCGCGTGCCAGGCCGACGGGGAGGGCGTCGTCGTCGCGGCCGCCGGGCACTCGTTCCTGGTGCACACCACCACCTTCACCGGGCCGTGCCAGGGCAGCGTCACGCTGCAG ATCGATGGCACGATCGTCGCGCCGAGCGACCCCACGACGTGGCCGGCCAACAGCAAGCGCAACTGGCTAGTCTTCTACAAGGCCGACGGCGTGTCGCTGACCGGCGCCGGCCTCATCGACGGCAAGGGGCAGAAGTGGTGGGATCTCCCCTGCAAGCCTCACAAG GGAGGAAGCACGCACGGACCATGTGACAGCCCAGTG GCGCTGAGGTTCTTCGAGAGCAACAACGTGACGGTGCAAGGGCTCAAGGTGCAGGACAGCCCGGAGTTCCACTTCCGGTTCGACAGCTGCCGCGGCGTGCACGTCAACGGCCTCTCCATCAGCTCCCCCGCGCTGAGCCCCAACACCGACGGCATCCATGTCGAGAACACCCAGGACGTCCTCATCACCAACACCGTCGTCTCCAACGGCGACGACTGCGTCTCCATCGGCGCCGGCACCCTCAACGTCCACATCGAGAACGTCACCTGCGGCCCCGGCCACGGCATCAG CATCGGGAGCCTGGGGAAGCAAGGCTCGCGGGCGTGCGTGGCCAACATCACGGTGCGGAACGCGGTGATCCGGCACTCGGACAACGGCGTGCGGATTAAGACGTGGCAGGGCGGCTCCGGGTCGGTGTCGGCGGTGACCTTCGAGAACGTGCGCATGGACGCCGTGCGCAACCCCATCATTATCGACCAGTACTACTGCCTCACCAAGAGCTGCGAGAACGCCACCACGGCGGTCTTCGTCTCCGACATCACCTACGCCGGCATCCGGGGCACCTACGACGTGCGCGGCCCGCCCATACACTTCGGCTGCAGCGACGCCGTGCCATGCACCAACATCACCCTCTCCGGCGTCGAGCTGCTGCCGGCCTCCGGCGACACCGTCGACAACCCATTCTGCTGGAACGTCTACGGCAACACAACCACGCCCACCGTGCCGCCGGTCGCGTGCCTCATGGAGGGCGTGCCTAGGAACGTGGAGGACAGCAGCAGTTTGAAGTGTTACTGA